A genomic segment from Poecilia reticulata strain Guanapo linkage group LG3, Guppy_female_1.0+MT, whole genome shotgun sequence encodes:
- the LOC103462842 gene encoding hexokinase-1-like — translation MHPHYARRLHKTVRRLVPDCDVRFLLSESGSGKGAAMVTAVAYRLAEQTQEIGKILSKFRMTTEQLLEVKNRMRAEMQKGLSKSTQDVAVVRMLPSYVRSTPDGTENGDFLALDLGGTNFRVLLVKIRSGKKSVEMHNKIYAIPLEVMQGTGEELFDHIVHCISDFLDYMGMKTACLPLGFTFSFPCRQTGLDAGILLTWTKGFKATGCESEDIVGLLRDAIKRNQEFELDVVAIVNDTVGTMMTCAYEESTCEIGLIAGTGSNACYMEEMRNIEMVDGDQGRMCINMEWGAFGDNGCLDDFRTDYDHAVDDLSLNVGKQRYEKMISGMYLGEIVRNILIDMTKRGFLFRGQISETLKTRGIFETKFLSQIESDRLALLQVRTILQHLGLDSTCDDSIIVKEVCGAVSRRGAQLCGAGVAAVVDKIRENRGLDHLNITVGVDGTLYKLHPHFSRIMKQTVKDLAPRCCVTFLLSEDGSGKGAALITAVACRLREEAKSKK, via the exons ATGCACCCACA CTACGCTCGGCGCCTACATAAGACCGTCCGACGTTTGGTCCCTGACTGCGACGTCCggttcctcctgtcagagaGCGGCAGCGGGAAAGGGGCTGCCATGGTAACGGCCGTGGCCTACAGACTCGCCGAACAGACCCAGGAAATCGGCAAGATTCTGTCCAAGTTCCGCATGACGAcggagcagctgctggag GTGAAAAACAGAATGAGGGCAGAGATGCAGAAAGGCCTTTCGAAAAGCACGCAGGACGTCGCAGTCGTCAGAATGCTGCCCTCGTACGTCCGTAGCACACCTGACGGCACAG AGAACGGGGATTTCCTGGCTCTGGATTTGGGGGGAACCAACTTTCGAGTTCTGCTGGTCAAGATTCGCTCCGGGAAGAAATCGGTGGAAATGCACAACAAGATTTACGCGATTCCTCTTGAAGTGATGCAGGGCACAGGAGAAGAG ctgttcgATCACATAGTGCACTGCATCAGTGACTTCCTGGACTACATGGGGATGAAGACCGCATGTCTTCCTCTGGGCTTCACCTTCTCCTTCCCCTGCCGACAGACGGGTCTGGACGCT GGCATCTTGTTGACTTGGACCAAAGGCTTCAAGGCAACAGGCTGTGAGTCTGAAGACATTGTCGGACTACTGAGGGACGCCATTAAGAGAAACCAG GAGTTTGAGCTGGATGTGGTGGCCATCGTCAACGACACAGTGGGAACCATGATGACCTGTGCCTACGAAGAGTCCACCTGTGAGATTGGACTCATTGCTG GAACCGGCAGTAACGCCTGCTACATGGAGGAGATGAGGAACATTGAGATGGTCGATGGCGATCAGGGACGCATGTGCATCAACATGGAGTGGGGAGCTTTTGGAGACAACGGTTGCCTTGACGACTTCAGGACGGACTACGACCATGCCGTGGATGACCTCTCCCTTAACGTAGGAAAGCAGAG ATATGAGAAGATGATCAGCGGCATGTACCTCGGCGAGATCGTGAGGAACATCCTCATAGACATGACCAAGAGAGGCTTCCTGTTTAGAGGGCAGATCTCTGAAACCCTGAAGACCAGAGGCATCTTTGAAACAAAGTTCCTCTCACAGATCGAGAG TGACAGGTTGGCTTTGCTGCAGGTGAGAACCATCCTGCAGCATTTAGGACTGGACAGCACCTGTGATGACAGCATCATTGTCAAAGAG GTGTGCGGAGCGGTGTCGCGGCGCGGCGCTCAGCTGTGCGGGGCCGGGGTGGCAGCTGTCGTCGATAAGATACGGGAGAACCGGGGACTGGACCACCTGAACATCACTGTGGGAGTGGACGGCACACTCTACAAGTTACACCCACA TTTCTCCCGGATCATGAAGCAGACGGTCAAGGATCTGGCCCCGAGGTGCTGCGTCACCTTCCTGCTGTCTGAGGACGGCAGCGGCAAGGGAGCCGCTCTGATCACAGCGGTGGCCTGCCGCTTGAGGGAAGAGGCCAAGAGTAAAAAATAA